From the genome of Frateuria soli:
GGCGCGCGGCGGAGGAACTTGGCCAGCAGCAGGCCGATCGTGTTGACCAGGCAGATCATGAAGAAGCCGATGGCCACGGCCAGCGCGATCCGGCTTTCGGGCGGAACGGCGCCGCGATAGTCGAGCCACTGGCGCACGTCGCGCAGGCGCACGTTCGGCGCCCAGCCGAACCGGCCCGCCTCGCGCAGCCGACGGGCGTAGCCTTCCAGGAAGCTGCGGTAGCCCTGCACCTGGGCGGCATCGTCCAGCTCCACCCACGGGCTGACCCACACGCATTCGCCGCGCAGCCAGCTCTCCCGGTCCGAGCCGCGCTTGCCGCCGCTGCCGCAACTGTTGTTGCCGTAGGTCTCGATGCCGGCGGCGACGGCGAAATTGAAGGGCACGAAGATCTGCGGCGGATCGGCGTAGCCGTTGCTGCTGAACATGTCGAAGAAGCGCGGCTGGGGGTTCCAGTCGTCGATGACGCCGGCGACGCGGTACGCCTGGTCGTCCATCACGACCGTGCGGCCCACGCTGTCCGTTCCACCGAACAGGCGCTGGTTGAGCTGGCGCCCGATCACCACCACCGGTGCGCGTGCCTCGTCGCCGTCCGCGTTCCAGCCCCGGCCGTACAGGAACGGCACGTCGAACATCGGGAAGAAGTCGGCGAAGGTGGCGTAGCCCAATGCCTTGAACGGCAGCCGGCCCGGTTGCTGCGGCATCACCGACAGCCCGACCTGGTAGAGCATGGTCTGGCGCGGCGCGCGACGGGCCTGCATCAGGGCCATCGCGTCGGTGTAGGTGAGCGCATCCGGCGGCTCGCCGTT
Proteins encoded in this window:
- a CDS encoding ABC transporter permease; translated protein: MFVHYLQLGLGSLRRNPLLTALMVMSIGFGVAASMVTYAVFRVVSGDPIPQKSSRLFVPQLDNRGPRYNRNGEPPDALTYTDAMALMQARRAPRQTMLYQVGLSVMPQQPGRLPFKALGYATFADFFPMFDVPFLYGRGWNADGDEARAPVVVIGRQLNQRLFGGTDSVGRTVVMDDQAYRVAGVIDDWNPQPRFFDMFSSNGYADPPQIFVPFNFAVAAGIETYGNNSCGSGGKRGSDRESWLRGECVWVSPWVELDDAAQVQGYRSFLEGYARRLREAGRFGWAPNVRLRDVRQWLDYRGAVPPESRIALAVAIGFFMICLVNTIGLLLAKFLRRAPEIGVRRALGASRRDIYLQFLAEAGMVGLAGGALGVLLTGVGMFGIGLVFQPQIARLAHLDLRLVALSLAVAIAATVLAAFYPTWRAAQVQPAWQLKSN